In one window of Candidatus Sulfuricurvum sp. RIFRC-1 DNA:
- a CDS encoding AarF/UbiB family protein encodes MSFYLLIKKRESFLGFSPLSPDKLAFTITRLGASFIKLAQVLATRNDFFDESYLNALKTLHDDLPPMHQAAYERVMAKAFPSSPFIRFDPQPIASASIGQVHAAWIDESTKVAVKLRREGIEKQVRADIRILILFNGLFRPLFSHTTAHSIESVIAEFASMIVQECSLNHERSNLEKFSAMYKGSGIIFPSCYPSLSCDDALVMSFEEGWRFDDRDAILSHGLDIKSLINQLVRFYTDQMLVKGYFHADPHPGNLLVNSQGKLVLLDFGMVKRVPNETRIAIIELIKAANERDFDAYVSAAKRLGTVAYDAPAAELAEFTERMFDIFGNDALDSGSMQKLAFEVLEQTRNLPFKLPQEAIYILRVSAIIEGLGTTYIENFNGIKDILPILQNNIPRALGMKESIIETLIDEIKRIPTDIAAFRHVIERASKGELNVHLSALQYGMMKKELREATAPLYGALILALGAFGAWMGGVEELAYALLGGAILKLWFR; translated from the coding sequence TTGTCCTTTTATCTGCTGATTAAAAAGAGGGAGAGTTTTTTAGGCTTTTCGCCTCTCTCACCCGATAAACTTGCTTTCACGATCACACGTTTGGGGGCGAGTTTTATCAAGCTGGCACAGGTGTTGGCAACGCGAAACGATTTTTTTGATGAATCATATCTAAATGCCCTCAAAACCCTTCATGATGATCTCCCCCCGATGCATCAAGCGGCTTATGAGCGGGTAATGGCAAAGGCTTTTCCCTCTTCGCCGTTTATCCGTTTTGATCCCCAGCCGATTGCTTCGGCATCGATCGGACAGGTGCATGCGGCATGGATCGATGAGAGTACGAAAGTAGCAGTGAAACTGCGACGAGAGGGGATCGAAAAACAGGTGCGTGCCGATATACGGATACTCATTCTCTTTAACGGACTGTTTAGACCCCTCTTTTCTCATACCACCGCGCACTCGATCGAATCGGTTATTGCCGAATTTGCTTCGATGATCGTCCAAGAGTGCAGTCTTAACCATGAACGAAGCAATCTGGAAAAATTTTCAGCGATGTATAAAGGCTCAGGGATTATTTTTCCTAGTTGTTATCCCTCTCTTAGCTGTGATGACGCACTGGTAATGAGTTTCGAGGAGGGGTGGCGGTTTGATGATCGTGACGCTATCCTTTCACACGGATTGGATATCAAATCACTCATCAATCAACTGGTCCGTTTTTATACCGATCAAATGTTGGTAAAAGGGTATTTTCATGCCGATCCTCATCCCGGAAATCTTTTGGTCAATTCGCAGGGAAAATTGGTACTTCTTGATTTTGGAATGGTAAAACGGGTTCCTAATGAGACCCGTATCGCCATCATCGAGTTGATCAAAGCAGCGAATGAGCGTGATTTTGATGCGTATGTGAGTGCGGCCAAACGGCTGGGAACGGTAGCATACGATGCACCTGCCGCAGAACTGGCTGAATTTACGGAACGGATGTTTGATATTTTCGGTAATGATGCATTAGATAGCGGCAGTATGCAAAAGCTGGCATTCGAAGTGTTGGAACAGACCCGTAATCTCCCTTTTAAACTTCCGCAAGAGGCGATTTACATTCTCCGGGTGAGTGCGATTATCGAGGGGCTTGGAACCACCTACATTGAAAATTTTAACGGGATTAAAGACATTCTCCCGATCTTGCAGAATAATATCCCAAGAGCGCTAGGGATGAAAGAGTCGATCATCGAGACATTAATCGATGAGATAAAGCGTATTCCTACTGATATCGCGGCGTTTCGACATGTCATCGAACGTGCCAGCAAAGGGGAACTCAACGTACATCTCTCAGCACTGCAGTATGGAATGATGAAAAAAGAGCTGCGTGAAGCGACAGCTCCACTCTATGGCGCACTGATTCTCGCATTGGGAGCGTTCGGTGCATGGATGGGAGGAGTAGAAGAACTCGCCTACGCACTTTTAGGCGGAGCAATTCTGAAGCTGTGGTTTAGATAA
- a CDS encoding DUF2018 family protein — protein sequence MASYDALFEDEDDIFGGTPESKYWDIVKQVSTDIARYEFDTMIAKMAAMEQMLMEKYDEESLDKVIDRHICSNESAIENRKKSLYMEYAGRLIYKLSD from the coding sequence ATGGCATCGTATGACGCACTTTTTGAAGATGAAGACGATATTTTCGGAGGGACTCCCGAATCGAAATATTGGGATATTGTAAAACAGGTCAGCACCGATATCGCACGTTATGAGTTTGATACGATGATCGCTAAAATGGCGGCCATGGAACAGATGCTGATGGAAAAATACGATGAAGAATCACTTGATAAAGTGATTGATCGGCATATTTGCTCGAATGAGAGTGCCATCGAAAACCGAAAAAAAAGTCTTTACATGGAATACGCAGGACGTCTTATCTATAAACTTTCAGATTGA